A part of Escherichia marmotae genomic DNA contains:
- the cbrA gene encoding colicin M resistance lipid reductase CbrA, protein MEHFDVAIIGLGPAGSALARQLAGKMQVIALDKKHQCGTEGFSKPCGGLLAPDAQRSFIRDGLTLPVDVIANPQIFSVKTVDVTASLTRNYQRSYININRHAFDLWMKSLIPTSVEVYHDSLCRKIWREDDKWHVIFRADGWEQHITARYLVGADGANSMVRRHLYPDHQIRKYVAIQQWFTEKHPTPFYSCIFDNAITDCYSWSISKDGYFIFGGAYPMKDGQARFAALKEKMNAFQFQFGKAVKSEKCTVLFPSRWRDFVCGKDNAFLIGEAAGFISASSLEGISYALDSAEILRSVLLKQPEKINAAYWHATRKLRLKLYGKILKSRCLTAPALRKWIMRSGIAHIPQLRDYPTRFTSPTSRM, encoded by the coding sequence ATGGAACATTTTGACGTAGCGATTATCGGCCTCGGCCCGGCGGGTTCCGCACTGGCGCGGCAGTTAGCAGGAAAAATGCAGGTGATTGCACTGGATAAAAAGCACCAGTGCGGTACAGAAGGTTTCAGCAAACCTTGCGGTGGTCTGCTGGCACCGGACGCGCAGCGTTCTTTTATTCGCGACGGGCTAACGCTCCCTGTCGATGTGATCGCCAACCCACAGATTTTCAGCGTCAAAACCGTCGACGTCACAGCATCGCTCACGCGTAACTACCAGCGAAGCTATATCAATATTAATCGTCATGCCTTCGACTTGTGGATGAAATCGCTGATCCCCACCAGCGTTGAGGTTTACCACGACAGCCTGTGCCGGAAAATCTGGCGTGAGGATGATAAATGGCATGTTATTTTTCGCGCCGATGGCTGGGAGCAACACATTACTGCCCGCTATCTGGTCGGTGCTGATGGTGCAAACTCGATGGTGCGGCGACATCTCTACCCGGATCATCAGATTCGTAAATATGTCGCTATCCAGCAGTGGTTCACAGAGAAACATCCGACGCCGTTCTACTCCTGTATCTTTGATAATGCGATAACTGACTGTTACTCATGGAGTATCAGCAAAGACGGTTATTTTATTTTTGGCGGTGCCTATCCGATGAAAGACGGCCAGGCGCGTTTTGCGGCGCTGAAAGAGAAAATGAACGCCTTTCAGTTCCAGTTTGGCAAAGCGGTGAAAAGTGAAAAATGCACCGTGTTGTTTCCCTCACGCTGGCGGGATTTTGTCTGCGGTAAGGACAATGCTTTTCTTATTGGCGAAGCGGCGGGATTTATCAGTGCCAGCTCGCTGGAGGGGATTAGCTATGCGCTGGATAGCGCGGAAATACTGCGTTCGGTGCTACTGAAGCAGCCGGAGAAAATCAATGCCGCTTACTGGCACGCCACCCGCAAACTGCGTTTAAAACTCTACGGCAAGATCCTGAAAAGCCGATGCCTGACCGCACCGGCCTTAAGAAAGTGGATTATGCGCAGTGGCATTGCACATATTCCACAGTTGAGAGATTACCCAACGCGCTTCACATCACCTACCAGCAGGATGTAA
- a CDS encoding DUF3748 domain-containing protein, whose protein sequence is MKQLTNASRNHLLTNTNTWTPDSQWLVFDVRPSGASFTGETIERVNIHTGEVEVIYRASQGAHVGVVTVHPKLEKYVFIHGPENPDETWHYDFHHRRGVIVEGGKMSNLDAMDITVPYTPGALRGGSHVHVFSPNGEMVSFTYNDHVLHECYPALDLRNVGVAAPFGPVNVHKQYPREYSGSHWCVLVSKTTPTPQPGSDEINRAYEEGWVGNHALAFIGDTLSLNGEKVPELFIVELPQNENGWKAAGEEPLSGTESTLPAPPRGVVQRRLTFTHHRTYPGLVNVPRHWGRCNPQGTQIAFLMRDDNGIVQLWLISPQGGEPRQLTDNKTDIQSAFNWHPSGEWLGFVLDNRIACAHAQSGEVEYLTENHANQPSADAVVFSPDGQWLAWMEAGQLWVTETGH, encoded by the coding sequence ATGAAACAACTCACCAACGCTTCACGAAACCACCTGCTCACCAATACCAACACCTGGACACCCGATAGCCAGTGGCTGGTATTTGACGTGCGGCCTTCTGGCGCGTCGTTTACCGGCGAGACAATTGAGCGTGTGAATATCCATACCGGCGAGGTTGAAGTTATTTACCGGGCGTCACAGGGTGCACACGTTGGCGTGGTGACCGTTCATCCGAAGCTGGAGAAATATGTCTTCATCCACGGCCCAGAAAATCCTGATGAAACATGGCATTACGATTTCCATCACCGCCGCGGCGTGATTGTTGAAGGCGGAAAGATGAGCAATCTCGATGCCATGGATATTACCGTTCCGTACACTCCTGGGGCGCTACGTGGCGGCAGTCATGTACATGTCTTTAGCCCGAACGGTGAAATGGTGAGTTTTACCTATAACGACCATGTACTACATGAATGCTACCCGGCGCTGGATTTGCGAAACGTCGGGGTTGCGGCACCGTTTGGCCCGGTTAACGTACACAAACAGTATCCGCGCGAATACAGCGGCAGCCACTGGTGCGTGCTGGTAAGTAAAACCACGCCCACGCCGCAGCCGGGCAGTGATGAAATCAATCGCGCTTATGAAGAGGGATGGGTCGGAAACCACGCGCTGGCGTTTATTGGCGACACACTTTCGCTGAACGGCGAGAAAGTACCGGAGCTGTTTATTGTAGAGCTGCCACAAAATGAAAACGGCTGGAAAGCGGCTGGTGAGGAGCCGTTAAGCGGCACGGAATCAACCCTGCCAGCGCCGCCGCGTGGTGTCGTGCAGCGACGTTTAACCTTTACTCACCATCGTACTTACCCAGGGTTAGTCAACGTTCCACGCCATTGGGGGCGTTGTAACCCACAGGGGACGCAAATCGCGTTTTTAATGCGTGACGATAACGGTATTGTGCAATTGTGGCTTATCTCCCCACAGGGCGGCGAACCGCGCCAGTTAACCGATAACAAAACGGATATTCAGTCAGCGTTTAACTGGCATCCGTCAGGAGAATGGCTGGGTTTTGTGCTGGATAATCGTATTGCCTGTGCACATGCGCAAAGCGGTGAAGTTGAGTATTTAACCGAAAATCACGCCAACCAACCTTCGGCAGACGCCGTGGTCTTCTCGCCAGATGGTCAATGGCTGGCGTGGATGGAAGCTGGCCAGTTGTGGGTCACCGAAACTGGCCACTAA
- a CDS encoding YceK/YidQ family lipoprotein translates to MIRNVLLALLMCSGMALMTGCSSVMSHTGGKEGTYPGTRASATMIGDNETNWGTKSLVILDMPFTAVMDTLLLPWDAFRKDSSVRSRVEKSEADAQAINAVIPPARMPTN, encoded by the coding sequence ATGATAAGAAATGTGTTGTTAGCACTCTTAATGTGCAGCGGGATGGCGTTAATGACAGGATGTTCCAGCGTGATGTCCCATACAGGGGGCAAAGAGGGAACATACCCTGGCACCCGTGCCAGCGCCACCATGATTGGTGACAATGAAACCAACTGGGGCACTAAGTCACTGGTGATTCTTGATATGCCGTTTACCGCTGTTATGGACACGCTTTTACTGCCGTGGGATGCATTCCGCAAAGACAGTTCAGTGCGCTCACGCGTGGAAAAAAGTGAAGCCGACGCGCAGGCCATCAATGCCGTCATTCCACCAGCCCGAATGCCAACGAACTGA
- the ibpA gene encoding small heat shock chaperone IbpA, with product MRNFDLSPLYRSAIGFDRLFNHLENNQSQSNGGYPPYNVELVDENHYRIAIAVAGFAESELEITAQDNLLVVKGAHADEQKERTYLYQGIAERNFERKFQLAENIHVRGANLVNGLLYIDLERVIPEAKKPRRIEIN from the coding sequence ATGCGTAACTTTGATTTATCCCCGCTTTATCGTTCTGCAATTGGATTTGACCGTTTGTTTAACCACTTAGAAAACAACCAGAGCCAGAGTAATGGTGGCTACCCTCCGTATAACGTTGAACTGGTAGACGAAAACCATTATCGCATTGCTATCGCTGTAGCTGGTTTTGCTGAGAGTGAACTGGAAATTACCGCCCAGGACAATCTGCTGGTGGTGAAAGGTGCTCACGCCGACGAACAAAAAGAGCGCACCTATCTGTACCAGGGCATCGCTGAACGCAACTTCGAACGCAAATTCCAGTTAGCAGAAAACATTCATGTTCGTGGCGCTAACCTGGTGAACGGTCTGCTGTATATCGATCTCGAACGCGTGATTCCGGAAGCGAAAAAACCGCGCCGTATCGAAATCAACTAA
- the ibpB gene encoding small heat shock chaperone IbpB produces MRNFDLSPLMRQWIGFDKLANALQNAGESQSFPPYNIEKSDDNHYRITLALAGFRQEDLDIQLEGTRLSVKGTPEQPKEEKKWLHQGLMNQPFSLSFTLAENMEVSGATFVNGLLHIDLIRNEPEPIAAQRIAISERPALNS; encoded by the coding sequence ATGCGTAACTTCGATTTATCCCCACTGATGCGTCAATGGATCGGTTTTGACAAACTGGCCAACGCACTGCAAAACGCCGGTGAAAGCCAGAGCTTCCCGCCGTACAACATTGAGAAAAGCGACGATAACCACTACCGCATTACTCTTGCGCTGGCGGGCTTCCGTCAGGAAGATTTAGATATTCAACTGGAAGGTACTCGCCTGAGCGTAAAAGGCACGCCGGAGCAGCCCAAAGAAGAGAAAAAATGGCTGCATCAAGGTCTTATGAATCAGCCTTTTAGCCTGAGTTTTACGCTGGCAGAAAATATGGAAGTCTCTGGTGCAACCTTCGTAAATGGTTTGCTGCATATTGATTTAATTCGTAATGAGCCTGAACCCATCGCAGCGCAGCGTATCGCTATCAGCGAACGTCCCGCGTTAAATAGCTAA